The Persephonella sp. genome includes a window with the following:
- a CDS encoding nucleotide sugar dehydrogenase, translated as MNIKDFEKGNKEKIAVIGLGYVGLPLAVLLDKKFNVIGFDINPERIKELKNYYDRTREVTSENLKNCGIEFTNNPEKISQAKVIIVTVPTPIDKHNIPDLKPIKSATKTVGRYMQRGSVVVYESTVYPGLTEEECVPILEQESGLKWKKDFNVGYSPERVNPGDKKHTIDKIIKVVAGDTPEITEFLSQLYGSVITAGIHKAPDIKTAEAAKVIENTQRDLNIALMNELSVIFNKMGIDTKAVLEAASTKWNFLRFEPGLVGGHCISVDPYYLTFKAQAIGHHPEVILAGRRINDYMGKFVAENTVKKLIKAGKAVKGSKVLILGLTFKENIADIRNTKVIDVYRELKEYGIDVFVYDPFAYPEEAKEEYGIDLLGNIEEKSPYDAIIVAVKHRPFIEELDFQKYKELMKKDGKPVLIDIKGLYNKEKAIREGFLYWRL; from the coding sequence TTTTACTGGACAAAAAATTCAATGTGATAGGCTTTGATATAAACCCAGAAAGAATAAAAGAACTAAAAAACTACTACGATAGAACGAGGGAGGTAACTTCAGAAAATCTAAAAAATTGTGGCATAGAATTCACGAACAATCCAGAAAAAATATCACAGGCAAAAGTCATAATAGTAACAGTCCCAACACCGATAGATAAACACAACATTCCTGATTTAAAACCAATAAAATCAGCAACAAAAACTGTTGGAAGATATATGCAAAGAGGCTCTGTGGTGGTTTACGAATCCACAGTTTACCCAGGATTAACAGAAGAAGAATGTGTCCCTATATTAGAGCAGGAAAGCGGTCTAAAATGGAAAAAGGACTTTAATGTTGGTTACTCACCAGAAAGGGTAAATCCGGGGGACAAAAAACATACAATAGACAAAATCATAAAGGTTGTTGCAGGAGACACCCCTGAAATAACAGAGTTTCTATCACAGCTTTACGGAAGCGTTATAACGGCTGGTATTCATAAAGCTCCTGACATAAAAACAGCAGAAGCTGCAAAAGTAATAGAGAACACACAGAGAGATCTGAATATAGCCCTTATGAATGAGCTGTCTGTAATATTTAACAAAATGGGGATAGACACAAAAGCTGTTTTAGAGGCAGCCTCAACAAAATGGAATTTCTTGAGATTTGAACCTGGGCTTGTGGGTGGGCATTGCATTAGTGTTGATCCTTATTATCTGACCTTTAAAGCCCAGGCTATAGGACACCATCCTGAGGTTATTCTTGCAGGAAGAAGAATAAATGACTACATGGGTAAGTTTGTAGCAGAAAACACTGTCAAAAAACTGATAAAAGCAGGGAAGGCTGTAAAGGGAAGCAAGGTTTTGATATTAGGTCTAACCTTCAAAGAAAACATAGCAGACATAAGAAACACTAAAGTTATAGATGTTTATAGAGAGCTAAAAGAATACGGAATAGATGTTTTTGTTTATGATCCATTTGCATATCCTGAAGAAGCGAAAGAGGAATACGGAATTGATTTGTTAGGAAACATAGAAGAAAAATCTCCCTATGATGCGATCATAGTAGCTGTAAAACACAGACCATTTATTGAAGAATTAGACTTTCAGAAATACAAAGAGCTGATGAAGAAAGATGGAAAACCTGTTTTGATAGATATCAAAGGTTTATATAACAAAGAAAAAGCAATCAGAGAAGGATTCTTATACTGGAGATTATAA